In Pseudomonadota bacterium, one genomic interval encodes:
- the uvrD gene encoding DNA helicase II, whose protein sequence is MDVSRIIDSLNEAQREAVCAGQEPLLVLAGAGSGKTRVLVHRIAWLIDVEGLSPYSVLAVTFTNKAAGEMRGRIERMIQAPASGMWVGTFHGLAHRLLRTHWQEAGLPQGFQILDSQDQLRLIKRVLKSLDLDEAKWPPRQLQWYINGCKDEGRRPQHIEHRNDPYLKRQLDIYQAYEDLCQRSGLIDFAELLLRSHELWLKYPALLDHYRQRFQHILVDEFQDTNAIQYAWLRMLAGDAARITVVGDDDQSIYGWRGARVENILRFQQDFANTRVVRLEQNYRSTGTILEAANAVIGNNTARMGKQLWTEGNDGERIQLYTAYNEQDEARFVTDRVEDHVDKGGMRSDIAVLYRSNAQSRVFEERLMQCGIPYRVYGGLRFFERAEIKDALAYLRLAANRDDDASFERVVNHPPRGIGGRTMDAVRQQARDYNTSLWQAAVTIANDKLLPARAGNAVVAFLQLVDELAAGMRGLPLGEQVEHVMHPSGLAGHFAKEKGEKGDARLENLQELVNAAREFEFDPDSGMDPLSEFLAHAALEAGEGQADAWEDCVQLMTLHSAKGLEFPLVFLCGLEEGLFPHQRSVEEPGRLEEERRLCYVGITRARRQLVLTCAERRRVFGSETYCLPSRFIDEIPKQLIDEVRPRPGVSLPRTVPAPPAAAAAHGQAGGGLRLGQHVRHAKFGEGVILNCEGRGSSARVQVNFSAAGTKWLVLAYANLEAVGA, encoded by the coding sequence ATGGATGTCTCCCGCATCATCGATTCGCTCAATGAAGCCCAGCGCGAGGCGGTTTGCGCAGGCCAGGAACCGTTGCTGGTACTGGCCGGTGCCGGCAGCGGCAAGACCCGCGTCCTGGTCCACCGCATCGCCTGGCTGATCGATGTCGAAGGGCTGTCGCCGTACTCGGTCCTGGCGGTGACCTTCACCAACAAGGCGGCCGGCGAGATGCGCGGGCGCATCGAGCGGATGATCCAGGCGCCGGCCAGTGGCATGTGGGTCGGTACCTTTCACGGCCTTGCGCATCGCCTGCTGCGCACGCACTGGCAGGAAGCCGGCCTGCCGCAGGGATTCCAGATCCTGGATTCCCAGGATCAGCTCCGGCTGATCAAGCGCGTGCTGAAGAGCCTGGACCTGGACGAGGCGAAATGGCCGCCACGGCAGCTGCAGTGGTATATCAACGGCTGCAAGGACGAGGGCCGGCGTCCGCAGCATATCGAGCACCGCAACGATCCCTACCTGAAACGCCAGCTCGATATCTATCAGGCCTACGAGGATTTATGTCAGCGCTCCGGACTGATCGATTTCGCCGAGCTGCTGCTGCGCTCGCACGAGTTGTGGCTGAAATATCCGGCGCTGCTGGATCACTACCGCCAGCGTTTCCAGCACATCCTGGTCGACGAGTTCCAGGACACGAATGCAATCCAGTACGCCTGGCTGCGCATGCTGGCCGGTGACGCGGCGCGCATCACGGTGGTCGGTGACGATGACCAGTCGATCTACGGCTGGCGCGGCGCGCGCGTGGAGAACATCCTGCGCTTCCAGCAGGATTTCGCGAATACGCGGGTGGTGCGGCTGGAACAGAACTACCGGTCCACCGGTACGATCCTCGAGGCTGCCAACGCGGTGATCGGCAACAACACCGCGCGCATGGGCAAGCAGCTCTGGACCGAGGGCAACGACGGCGAACGGATCCAGCTGTATACCGCCTACAACGAGCAGGACGAGGCGCGCTTCGTGACCGATCGCGTCGAGGACCACGTCGACAAGGGCGGTATGCGCAGCGACATCGCCGTGCTGTACCGTTCCAATGCCCAGTCGCGCGTGTTCGAGGAACGTCTCATGCAGTGCGGCATACCCTACCGCGTCTACGGCGGGCTGCGCTTCTTCGAGCGCGCCGAGATCAAGGATGCCCTGGCCTACCTGCGGCTGGCCGCCAACCGCGATGACGACGCCTCCTTCGAGCGCGTGGTGAATCATCCGCCGCGGGGGATCGGCGGGCGTACCATGGATGCAGTGCGCCAGCAGGCGCGGGATTACAACACCTCGCTCTGGCAGGCTGCCGTCACCATCGCCAATGACAAGCTGCTGCCGGCGCGGGCCGGCAATGCCGTGGTCGCCTTCCTGCAGCTGGTGGACGAGCTGGCAGCCGGCATGCGCGGCCTGCCGCTCGGCGAACAGGTCGAGCACGTCATGCACCCGAGTGGCCTGGCCGGGCATTTCGCGAAGGAAAAGGGCGAGAAGGGCGATGCCCGCCTGGAGAACCTGCAGGAACTGGTGAATGCCGCACGCGAATTCGAGTTCGATCCCGACAGCGGCATGGACCCGCTGTCCGAATTTCTCGCGCATGCCGCACTCGAGGCCGGTGAGGGCCAGGCCGACGCCTGGGAGGACTGCGTGCAGCTCATGACGCTGCACTCGGCCAAGGGGCTCGAATTCCCGCTGGTGTTCCTGTGCGGCCTCGAGGAAGGGCTGTTTCCACACCAGCGCTCGGTCGAGGAACCGGGACGGCTCGAGGAGGAACGTCGCCTCTGCTATGTCGGCATCACCCGCGCGCGCCGGCAACTGGTGCTGACCTGTGCCGAACGCCGGCGTGTGTTCGGCTCCGAGACCTACTGTCTGCCGTCACGCTTCATCGACGAGATACCGAAACAGCTGATCGACGAAGTGCGTCCGCGACCGGGCGTGAGCCTGCCGCGCACCGTGCCGGCGCCGCCTGCCGCGGCGGCCGCACACGGCCAGGCAGGCGGCGGCCTGCGCCTTGGTCAGCACGTGCGGCATGCCAAGTTCGGCGAAGGCGTGATCCTGAACTGCGAGGGCAGGGGCAGCAGCGCGCGTGTCCAGGTGAATTTTTCCGCTGCGGGCACCAAGTGGCTGGTGCTGGCCTACGCCAATCTGGAAGCGGTGGGAGCCTGA
- the glmS gene encoding glutamine--fructose-6-phosphate transaminase (isomerizing) has product MCGIVGVAAQQDVVPLLIDGLRRLEYRGYDSAGIAVQTEAERLERVRKVGKVAELVKALEVTPLSGVTGIAHTRWATHGPPSEQNAHPHVCHERVALVHNGIIENHDTLRAQQRAGGYRFTSQTDTEVIVHQIDHYLDQGQDLLAAVRSAVGDLEGAFALGVICREEPGRLVAARRGSPLVVGLAGDAMLIASDVAALIKRTSDFIFLEEGDVADITYNRLTVYDASGRVVERPVKKSALRLGSTDKGEFAHYMLKEIFEQPRAIADTLEGRIGSNRVLEEAFGAGAREIFDQVRGVHIIACGTSYHAGMVGRYWLESLAGIPCSVEVASEFRYRRPVVRKNSLIVTLSQSGETADTLAGLHEARRLGFGHALSICNVPESSLVRASDLVLMTHAGPEIGVASTKAFTTQLVAMLLLTIVLGRRHHMSQETEARLVNELRSLPSKVEHALQLNDEIRALANILMGNKHNALFLGRGAQYPVAMEGALKLKEISYIHAEAYPAGELKHGPLALVDATMPVIVVAPNNELLEKLKSNLQEVRARGGELIVFADVDVGITSEPGVTVLPVAPTDDSIAPVIFSVPLQLLAYHVAVFKGTDIDQPRNLAKSVTVE; this is encoded by the coding sequence ATGTGCGGAATAGTGGGTGTTGCGGCGCAGCAGGACGTGGTACCGCTACTGATCGACGGGCTGCGGCGGCTGGAATATCGCGGTTACGATTCGGCCGGTATCGCCGTGCAGACCGAGGCCGAGCGGCTCGAGCGGGTCCGCAAGGTCGGCAAGGTGGCCGAGCTGGTGAAGGCCTTGGAGGTGACACCGCTCAGCGGCGTGACAGGCATCGCCCACACACGCTGGGCGACACATGGTCCGCCCAGCGAGCAGAACGCGCATCCGCACGTCTGTCATGAGCGCGTCGCGCTCGTGCATAACGGCATCATAGAGAATCACGATACCCTACGTGCGCAGCAGCGTGCCGGCGGTTACCGGTTCACCTCGCAGACCGATACCGAGGTGATCGTGCACCAGATCGATCACTACCTGGACCAGGGCCAGGACCTGCTCGCGGCAGTGCGCTCGGCGGTGGGTGACCTCGAGGGGGCCTTCGCGCTGGGCGTGATCTGCCGCGAAGAGCCCGGCCGTCTGGTCGCGGCGCGGCGCGGCAGCCCGCTGGTCGTCGGGCTCGCCGGCGACGCCATGCTCATCGCCTCGGACGTCGCGGCGCTGATCAAGCGTACCAGCGATTTCATCTTCCTCGAGGAAGGGGACGTCGCTGATATCACCTACAACCGGCTCACGGTGTACGACGCCAGCGGACGGGTGGTCGAGCGCCCGGTGAAAAAATCGGCACTGCGCCTGGGATCCACCGACAAGGGCGAGTTCGCCCATTACATGCTGAAGGAGATCTTCGAACAGCCGCGCGCGATTGCCGACACGCTGGAAGGACGCATCGGCAGCAACCGGGTGCTGGAAGAGGCCTTCGGCGCCGGTGCGCGCGAGATCTTCGACCAGGTCCGGGGCGTGCATATCATCGCCTGCGGCACGAGTTACCATGCCGGCATGGTGGGGCGTTACTGGCTGGAGTCACTGGCCGGCATCCCGTGCAGCGTCGAGGTGGCGAGCGAATTCCGATACCGGCGGCCGGTAGTGCGCAAGAACTCGCTGATCGTGACATTGTCGCAGTCGGGCGAAACCGCCGATACCCTGGCCGGGCTGCACGAGGCGCGCCGGCTCGGCTTCGGTCATGCCCTGTCGATCTGCAATGTGCCGGAGAGCTCGCTGGTGCGCGCGTCGGATCTGGTGCTGATGACGCACGCCGGCCCCGAGATCGGCGTCGCCTCCACCAAGGCCTTCACGACCCAGCTGGTCGCGATGCTGCTGCTGACCATCGTGCTGGGACGACGGCACCACATGAGCCAGGAGACCGAGGCCCGCCTGGTCAACGAACTGCGCAGCCTGCCGTCCAAGGTGGAGCACGCGCTGCAACTCAACGACGAGATCCGCGCACTGGCCAACATCCTGATGGGCAACAAGCACAATGCCCTGTTCCTCGGTCGCGGCGCGCAATACCCGGTGGCGATGGAAGGGGCGCTGAAACTCAAGGAGATCTCCTACATCCACGCCGAGGCCTATCCGGCGGGTGAACTCAAGCACGGACCGCTGGCACTGGTGGATGCCACCATGCCCGTGATCGTGGTCGCGCCCAACAACGAGTTGCTGGAGAAGCTGAAATCGAATCTGCAGGAAGTGCGGGCGCGCGGCGGCGAGCTGATCGTGTTCGCGGACGTCGATGTCGGCATTACCAGCGAACCGGGCGTCACGGTACTGCCGGTCGCACCGACCGACGACAGTATCGCGCCGGTCATCTTCTCGGTGCCGCTGCAGTTGCTGGCCTACCACGTCGCGGTGTTCAAGGGGACCGACATCGACCAGCCGCGTAATCTCGCCAAGTCCGTTACGGTGGAGTGA
- the glmU gene encoding bifunctional UDP-N-acetylglucosamine diphosphorylase/glucosamine-1-phosphate N-acetyltransferase GlmU, translated as MPLSIVILAAGQGTRMRSDLPKVLHPLGGRPLLAHVIDCAHQLAAAAVHVVIGHGAQVVRSRFADAGVNWVMQDRQLGTGHAVAQAMPSIPDGHTVLVMYGDVPLIRKETLAPLCHMAAQGFVGLLTAELEQPAGYGRILHNADGSICGIVEEKDASPAERSIHEVNTGFIAAPAAKLRRWLESLDNSNSQGEFYLTDIVVRAVNDGVSVRGFGASSVAEVMGINDRAQLALQERRYQRRQAEQCMRDGVTLIDPARFDLRGTLVAGQDVLIDVNAVLEGDIHLGDRVSIGPNVVLRNVRAGDDVVILANCVIEDAVIGAAARIGPFARVRPETRLAEHTHVGNFVEIKKSEIGAGSKINHLSYIGDTVIGRGVNIGAGTITCNYDGANKHRTVIGDDVFVGSDTQLVAPVTVADGATIGAGSTITRDVPAGELTLSRSEQVTRRGWKRPVKKPKP; from the coding sequence ATGCCACTGAGTATCGTCATTCTTGCCGCCGGGCAGGGGACGCGCATGCGTTCTGATCTGCCCAAGGTGCTGCATCCGCTGGGGGGCCGGCCGCTGCTTGCGCATGTGATCGACTGCGCGCATCAGCTCGCGGCTGCTGCCGTCCACGTCGTCATCGGCCATGGCGCGCAGGTCGTGCGCAGCAGATTCGCAGACGCCGGCGTCAACTGGGTCATGCAGGATCGCCAGCTGGGCACCGGGCACGCCGTGGCACAGGCCATGCCATCCATCCCGGACGGGCATACCGTGCTGGTGATGTACGGCGATGTACCGCTGATCCGCAAGGAGACACTCGCGCCGTTGTGCCACATGGCGGCACAGGGTTTCGTCGGCCTGCTGACTGCGGAACTCGAGCAACCGGCGGGCTACGGCCGCATCCTGCACAACGCCGATGGCAGTATCTGCGGCATCGTGGAGGAAAAGGATGCCAGCCCCGCCGAGCGCTCGATCCACGAGGTCAATACCGGCTTCATCGCCGCGCCGGCGGCGAAATTGCGCCGCTGGCTGGAGTCGCTCGATAACAGCAATTCACAGGGTGAGTTCTACCTTACCGATATCGTCGTGCGCGCCGTCAATGACGGGGTCAGCGTACGCGGCTTCGGGGCCAGCAGCGTCGCAGAGGTGATGGGTATCAATGACCGCGCACAACTGGCCCTGCAGGAACGCCGCTACCAGCGCCGCCAGGCGGAGCAATGCATGCGCGACGGTGTGACGCTGATCGATCCGGCGCGCTTCGATCTGCGCGGCACGCTCGTCGCCGGGCAGGATGTGCTGATCGACGTCAATGCCGTGCTGGAGGGCGACATCCATCTCGGCGACCGTGTCAGCATCGGTCCGAACGTGGTGCTGCGTAATGTTCGCGCGGGGGATGACGTCGTGATTCTGGCCAATTGCGTGATCGAGGACGCCGTGATCGGCGCCGCGGCGCGCATCGGTCCGTTTGCGCGGGTGCGGCCGGAGACTCGACTCGCCGAACATACCCATGTGGGGAACTTCGTCGAGATAAAGAAATCGGAGATCGGTGCCGGTTCCAAGATCAATCACCTGAGCTACATCGGTGACACGGTCATTGGCCGCGGCGTGAATATCGGCGCCGGCACCATCACCTGTAATTACGATGGCGCGAACAAGCACCGTACCGTCATAGGCGACGACGTATTCGTCGGCTCGGATACCCAGCTCGTGGCGCCGGTGACGGTTGCGGACGGCGCCACCATCGGGGCGGGCTCCACCATAACCCGCGATGTGCCGGCCGGAGAGCTGACGCTCAGCCGCAGCGAGCAGGTAACGCGCCGCGGCTGGAAGCGGCCGGTGAAAAAACCGAAGCCGTAG
- a CDS encoding peptidylprolyl isomerase, whose translation MSAQFVERNKVVTFTYSISDEAGTVLEQSDLPISYVHGGPHDLFEKVEQELEGSVVGDTVEVELTPEEGFGVHDPDLTYTDDLENVPSEFRHVGAEVEMMNDQGDTRTFTVTHIEDGKLTVDGNHPMAGKTILFHIRVTAIRDATPDEILNGVEPMHAPVLH comes from the coding sequence ATGTCCGCGCAGTTCGTGGAGCGCAACAAGGTGGTTACGTTCACCTATTCGATCAGCGACGAGGCCGGGACCGTGCTCGAGCAGTCCGATCTGCCGATCAGCTATGTACACGGCGGCCCGCATGACCTGTTCGAGAAGGTGGAGCAGGAACTGGAGGGCAGCGTGGTCGGTGACACCGTCGAGGTGGAGCTGACCCCGGAGGAGGGGTTCGGCGTGCACGACCCGGACCTGACCTACACGGACGATCTGGAAAATGTCCCGTCCGAGTTCCGCCATGTCGGCGCCGAGGTGGAGATGATGAACGACCAGGGCGATACCCGGACTTTCACCGTCACCCACATCGAGGATGGCAAGCTGACGGTGGACGGCAACCATCCCATGGCCGGCAAGACCATCCTGTTCCACATCCGGGTAACCGCGATCCGGGATGCCACGCCGGACGAAATCCTCAACGGCGTCGAACCCATGCACGCGCCGGTGCTGCACTGA
- a CDS encoding F0F1 ATP synthase subunit epsilon — protein MAMTLHVDIVSAEAEIYSGTATMVFAPAEMGEVGIAPRHTQLLTRLKPGEVRVQSQEGDELSFYVSGGMLEVQPHMVTVLADTAIRADDLDEAQALAAKERAERILSDKAADIDYARAQAELAESMAQLAAIRKLRKKR, from the coding sequence ATGGCTATGACCCTGCACGTCGATATCGTCAGCGCCGAGGCCGAGATCTACTCCGGCACCGCGACGATGGTCTTTGCACCCGCCGAAATGGGCGAGGTCGGCATCGCGCCGCGCCACACCCAGCTGCTGACCCGGCTCAAGCCCGGCGAGGTGCGGGTGCAGTCGCAGGAGGGCGATGAACTGTCCTTCTACGTATCCGGTGGCATGCTCGAGGTGCAGCCGCACATGGTTACCGTGCTTGCCGATACCGCCATCCGCGCCGATGACCTCGACGAGGCCCAGGCCCTGGCGGCGAAGGAGCGCGCCGAGAGGATTCTCTCCGACAAGGCTGCCGATATCGACTATGCCAGAGCCCAGGCCGAACTGGCCGAGTCCATGGCGCAGCTGGCCGCCATCCGCAAACTCCGCAAGAAACGCTGA